In Pyricularia oryzae 70-15 chromosome 2, whole genome shotgun sequence, one genomic interval encodes:
- a CDS encoding cystathionine-gamma-lyase yields the protein MTASNLHEQAPAVAAVAHQQQQQQQQSSRGFATRAVHAGSSPDPTTGAVIPAISLSTTFRQSAPSQPVGLYEYSRSANPNRDNFEEAVASLENARHGFAFSSGSATTAVVLQSLASGSHVISVSDVYGGTHRYFTQVAQAHNIEVTFSHDIVADVGSQIRPDTKLIWIESPSNPTLSLVDIRAVADAAHARGVLVVVDNTFLSPYIQNPLNLGADIVVHSVTKYINGHSDVVMGVAACNDDALASRLRFLQNAIGAVPSAFDSWLAHRGLKTLHLRAREASRNAAAVAAFLETSPYVISVNYPGLESHPQRDIARRQHRDGMGGGMLSFRVKGGLVAADSFCSTTRVFTLAESLGGVESLVELPSVMTHAGIPRQSREAVGIYDDLIRISCGIEEAEDLVADVRQALEAAALASKLHSSSGNGNGH from the coding sequence ATGACGGCTTCAAATCTCCACGAACAGGCTCCTGCTGTGGCGGCCGTGgcacaccagcagcagcaacaacagcagcagtcaTCCCGAGGCTTCGCGACCCGAGCTGTCCACGCCGGTAGCTCACCCGACCCAACGACCGGAGCGGTCATCCCAGCCATCTCGCTCTCTACGACATTCCGACAATCGGCACCATCACAGCCCGTCGGCCTTTACGAATACAGCCGCAGTGCAAACCCGAACCGTGACAACTTCGAGGAGGCCGTCGCTTCCCTCGAAAATGCCCGGCATGGCTTCGCCTTCAGCTCAGGCAGCGCCACCACAGCCGTGGTGCTCCAAAGCCTGGCCAGTGGCTCCCATGTCATCTCGGTCTCGGATGTGTACGGCGGAACGCATCGTTACTTCACACAGGTCGCCCAAGCACACAATATCGAGGTGACCTTTAGCCACGACATTGTTGCCGATGTGGGCTCGCAAATTCGCCCAGACACCAAGCTCATCTGGATTGAGTCCCCCAGCAACCCTACCCTGAGCTTGGTCGACATCCGTGCCGTTGCCGATGCCGCCCACGCGCGCGGCGTCCTGGTCGTCGTCGACAACACCTTCCTCTCCCCATACATCCAGAACCCGCTAAACCTTGGCGCCGACATCGTCGTCCACAGCGTCACCAAGTACATCAACGGCCACAGCGATGTGGTCATGGGTGTGGCCGCCTGCAACGACGACGCCCTAGCGAGCCGCTTGCGCTTTCTGCAAAACGCCATCGGCGCCGTGCCCTCGGCCTTCGACTCGTGGCTAGCTCACCGTGGACTCAAGACGCTGCACCTGCGTGCTCGCGAGGCTTCGCgcaacgccgccgccgttgctGCCTTTCTCGAGACCAGTCCTTACGTCATCTCGGTCAACTACCCGGGGCTCGAGTCCCACCCGCAGCGGGATATTGCCCGCCGGCAGCACCGCGACGGCATGGGAGGTGGCATGCTGTCATTCCGCGTTAAGGGTGGTTTGGTTGCTGCCGACAGCTTCTGCAGTACCACGCGTGTCTTCACATTGGCCGAGTCGCTGGGCGGAGTCGAGTCCTTGGTTGAGTTGCCCAGCGTCATGACCCACGCAGGTATCCCTCGCCAGAGCAGGGAGGCCGTTGGTATCTACGACGATCTGATCCGCATCAGCTGCGGCATCGAGGAGGCCGAAGATCTGGTGGCCGATGTCAGGCAGGCTCTTGAGGCTGCTGCTTTGGCCAGCAAGCTACACAGTAGCAGCGGCAACGGCAATGGGCACTGA